The Acinonyx jubatus isolate Ajub_Pintada_27869175 chromosome D3, VMU_Ajub_asm_v1.0, whole genome shotgun sequence DNA segment GGGAAAGCAGGAATTCAAGGTGTGAATGAGGCTGGATCCTCCCAGGAAAGGTTTGCAAGATAAAGGGGATTTTCAAATGTCTACCTTGGGGCAGGCCGGGGCAGAAGggtgggaggcacagaacccaTCTGGTGATGTGGGAATCCTCTCCTTCAAGGTCTCCCCAAGTCCCTCAGCTTTCCAGGGTTATACACATGAACTCAAACAACTTGGGAGCCCTCTGCCATCCTCACACTTCTCCCCCAGTATGAGGAGTATGCTTTAGGacttccctgccacccccccccccggccccccgccccatATGAAACACAACCAAACTCACTGCCTGGACAGCCAGTAGGAGCCCAATTGTTTGTAGTCACTAAACAGGAATCACAGATCTCAGAATACAGTGGGTTTCCAGAAGAAGGAAGTTCCCACTGCGGTTCCCAAAGCAGAGCAAACTGCTGTGACAAAAACTCCCGATGAGAGTTCAGGTGCTCTGGACTGTTTACAGTCCTGTAAGAGATCTCCCACTTTGTTGTTCTTGAAAATTCGGTTATCCCAGGCTTGGACCGAGTTTAGGATAGGatataagtaaaaaacaaataagtaaaattaaattaaattaaactaaactaaattaaattaaaaacatggcTCCGTCAGGTTGTTAAACTCCAAGCTGACAGGAAGTCTGACTGTAAAGGAAGTTGACCAGAAGGACGGGAGAATTGCTGAAAACCTAAAACGTGTCTAATTAGGTTTGGTCTTCTGTAGTACAGTGGATACACTGTGGTCTGCTGTCTAGTTTAAAGCCATGGGTGGTAGGAAATACAGCCCTTGCTGTGATGAGGGATCTCAACTGGCTTAAACACTCTGTTTCTAGATTATGCTCATTCCCTGTTCTAAAAACTCAACACCATTCACAGCCCATCGTCTCTTGAGGAATAGcaggcaaagagaaaattttacaaaTCTGAAAAATTTAGAGTCTAAAATTTTACGGaacctaaaatttaaaagttcatcTGCTTCCACCGTGGTGTCCATGTCTCAAGCAATCACTCCAGTTTGAAGCCCACTAGCTTGCCCACCCGCCACGGAGGACTGAGGGCAAAGGCCAAATCCTGCTCCTGGAGGTAGCACTTAGCAGGTAAAAGGAGGTTCTTGAACTGAATTCAGGGTCTTTGGAACACCACTAGTGGTGCCTAAAAAAGTTTGCGCATGCAATGTTTCAAATCTGAAATCTACGTTTTCTCTCAGTTTAGTTTATCAAGGTCAGTTGATACACCCTTCTGGACCAACTAATTTCCTCCACCTTCACCCTATCTAAATTCTCCAGAGAAGTCTTTAGAAAGGCATCCTGATTAACTAGTATAATACAGTGAAGGATCAATCAAGAGAGGTAAAAATAGGCTCAACAAATAAAGTTCTAGCATGTGACAAACCCACAGATTGCCAGCCTATAGGTTTGTTCCCAAGATTTGCAACACAGGGGAACCACGTCTCAATTCCTGCATTAATTCTGCTTTTGAAATGGCAGCTAAGATGCCACAAGGTAACCTGAAACTTAACTTTCTATTAAATAATTGGAGTTTTGACTGGCCTGGGCCAAGGCAGAGCCAGCTTTAAACAGTCTCACATACAACAAGCAGTCCTATTAGAAAAAGGGACTCTTACCTGCAGTGACAAGAGGGTGGCCTGTTAGGTAACATTTGTTTGGGGAGCCAGATTCTAAAATCAAGATGATTcaaggatttaaattttttttgttgttttttttctaatttttttttaaatgtgtatttatttttgacagagacagagacagaatgcgagggggttaggggcagagagagagggagacacagaagcagaagcaggctccaggctctgagctgtcagcacagagcccgacgcggggctcgaactcacgagctgtgagatcatgacctgagccaaagtcggacgctcaaccgactgagccacgcaggcgccccaaaggatttaagttttaaatgaatGGTAACCACTTTCTCATTTGGCAGCAAATacttctcttcctgtttcctggGTCAGATTTAATAGATAGTGAGCTGACATACATGTGGGTTTACAGCAATTTAGAACACTTCATTTGCATAATGATTGCAATAATAACACGCAAGAGTTAAGAATACAGATTTCTTTCCCAAAATGACTGCTGCAAACCATTAAGTATATCACCTTTTAACTTTCCTTATTTTGATCTGGTTTTAATACTTCATGAGGCCAAAATCTTGCCAATGCAACTACTTGCCAAGCGGAAAATGGATTAATTTATAAAGATTCCTGGTACCAAAGCCaaaatagtaggtgctcaataactgcttcctgaatgaatgaaaaaagttaCACACTTAATGTTACTGACATTTACTTTTTCCACCAATCTGAATGGGAGAGCAACTACTCCTATAGTAGAAAAAAGGAAGGCAGCCACAGCTAACATTAAAAATCAGGGAAATATCCTGATTTAAACAAGGCAGTTAATCCTAATAGCTCCAGATAACCATTACAAAAAAGACTTGTTACAGTTGCTCTGGCTGTTAAACCCATGACTCCCTTCACGTTTATTGAAGTTTGATGGATTCTCTCTTTAAAAGAGTAGCCctcctaaattaaaaataagactggCGATTTTTTCAATAATGCATAAAAtgcttgtgtttgtttgttttttctattaaTCAGACAGATTGAatatcccttctcccttcccacacTAAGCACCTGAATGAAAGCTGGTTTCCCAGTGCTAACAACATCTGACTTCTCAAAGGCAAGGTCAGGAACAACTGCATGTGCCCCACAGACAGGCTGCTCTCCTTTTCCGCTGGGACACTATAAGGTGTGACTGGCTCCTAGTGAAGTCAATGAAACAGACACGGAGGATGTGCACCACCAGCTCCAGACTCTTTCCACTACTCTATTTCCTACTTGCAGAATTCCTGAAAAGTATTTCTAGAAGTAATATGGGTTAAAGTCAAACACGTGCAACTGAAGACACCTTTGTCACAAGCTCACAAAGGTGCCTGAGTATGTCTTTTAGGGAGCTAATGCTCACATCTTTGGTACTGGAGAGAGACACAGTCTATAAAAGCTTTAGCAACAAAACTATGACATTTAGAATATAAACCTTACTATGTTGTGTGcaaataaaaaagactaaagtTACaaatctctatcatctatctaagcAGAGGAACTGTTCTCTGAGGCAGGaagaatgctgtattttcatGTAAAGAGAACAGCTATGAAAATGTAGGAGGGGCTGTGCTAAACTAAGCCTTTTAAAATGTACCATGTGATCTCCATGAGCACTAAGAAGCCGCACCAGTAAGTGGATCATCTTAGATCACAACAGCTAtgcaggaggaggggagatggAAACTACCCTTTGCTTTTACCACAGCCATTCCAGGGAATTAGAGTGAACTTCTTAAAGCAACCATCACAACCGCTACCataacccctccccaccccacaaaaccaacaaaaatcagGAACTTCACGTGAGTAAAAATCACAAATTCCATGATTGTTAATCCTTGGATGCATTCATTTTTCAATGACCCACTTATGAACACTCTCAAGAAGTAAAAAGAGTAAATGCATTTAAAGTTCTAGGGTCTTGGTTTGTTGAGAAACTTGCAACGTTAGAAGAGAATCAAAGCATCGGGGTGTGAGTATTCTCAAGAAGTCTAGAATAAGATGGTCAACGGTGGAGTTCTTGCAATACCACTTGAGGAGTCTGGCCAATATTAAGGTTAGATAGCCTGTGTTCATAATTAAGTAATAGTGACTGAAGCTGAAGGCATACATTTCCTGAAGATTAATGACCTAACAGCATTTCCTGAAGATTAATGACCAGCCAAGAGGAGGTGACTGCCTAAAGCAGTGCCTTGGGCCACTAACCCCAGCCGGTCATTAATCCCCAGGAAATGCCCTGGACCTCAAGGTTACAgtgattttaataaatacaagAGGAAAAAGTTTAATATCAGCTTTCTACAGAAACTCAACATTTGTATCATTCTTAGAATGCTCAGACCGCATAAGGTGACTTCTATAGGAATCACTAGAGTTCCCTTAAACTTCTTAATCCTGGTTAAAAACTTACTTTAACCTAAGTGAAAAGCAGGCATGTTAATACGTGAACAACTTTTTGTAGTGTTTTAACTACAAGGAACTCAGCTATAATAATGTTTTGCATAATAACAATCAGCCAACATATGGACactcaaatctatttttaattgtaatctATATTTACGTGACAGtaactcaagaaaaataaatgaatcagtaTTCAGGTTTATAGAACTGATTTATCTCACTCAGTTAAAACAAGACTGTGACAGAGCAACTGCATTCCTTAGACCAAAACAAAACCGACCGGAACAACTCCCTCCTCCCATCTTTTGAATCTTAACTCGATTCTATAGGACACTGATGTCAAGAAACTAGCAGACTGACTCCAGGAGGCAAACTGTTTCATTATTATTCCAAGCAGATATATACTTTAATATTAAACTTTCTCAGGCTTTTCACTCCTCAATTAATCAGGTGCCACTCTAAACCAGGACATTTTAAGGGTCTTACTTTATCAGAAgaatgtgaacatttatttttgctctcaaagaaaaagcaaacccaGATTCTCCAAAGAAGAATTCTCCTCTCCGCCCTTACAACTCCATAAAACCACCTCCTGGTCTGTCGGAAATGTACCACGCACATAGAAGTACAGAAAGACACATAGCCGGCAGGTCTTGTGTATTTTAGAGAACTTTGCTGTTTATATTAAATTCATTCGCAGCCCCTTTCTCTGTTGGCCTTGATGATTAGCTGGTAAACCTCTGAAAGGGTCAGACTGTCCAGAACTGGAATTTCCACTTTGGAAAAAGCACAGAGGTACCTGACATCTGTTTCTTGAAGGGCCTGCACTACACCTCCAGACTTACAGTCGAAATTCCTACTTCTGCATGATGGCAGGGAGGTCAGAGTTGTAAAACCTCCAGTGGCTACTCCTGCCTGCAGAATAGAGCACAGTCCCCAAAGACCTCTTGTTTCTGGCTCCCAGAGAAGAGTATTCCAAAGATGAGTACAATTTTAGTAATATGAATATATTCCtctaggaaaaataataataagcatccGTTCAAGTCCTCAATCTCAACCTGGAATTTGGTACTGCTGAGAATTAACTAATATTAATATTGAAACAGTTCCCTAATCCTTGATGAGGACTCTGAAGTCCAGAGAGGTAAACTGATTTGCCCCAAGGCTCAGCTTCTGGGCTACAACTTCTTAACTTTGGATGTCCTTGCCACACTACTGCGCAGTTTGtcttaaataaatatctatattcTTAAGTGTTACCTGCCCCCTAGATAGTGAGCCCCATGGAGCTAGGGAGAGGCAGTGAAGTTTGTTGCCTAGGTGCTACCCACTACCGGGCAGAGAGCCTGGCTGGTAGTGCTGATCCCCCTTCCTTCTATTAACAAGTGACTTTATTTTATGGAAAGTGCACCCCAAACATCACTTTACATTCAGCTACCTATTACAGTATAAACTGGCACTGGATTACCAATCTCTCCACTCCCCGCCCACTTACAGGAAGTGGGCTTGgcacgttttcttttttcttttttataaccgtttttgttttaatctttgtaAGCTATGGCGAATATGCAAGAGTATTTTAATGGTTACTttactcaaatatattttaagtaattgctTCCTTTATATGCGCGGTATTCCTACACCGTGCCATATTAAACTCATGCATTCAATGGAGAGTCAGGCTGCCTCCAACCCTTTTGTTCTGAGAACTTTGAAGTTTTAGCCTTACAGCTCAGCATTGAATGTTAGGGACCTTGGCTTCTCAACATCTTTTAAGGTTAGGCATAAACTTTCCTGAAAAGCACAAGAGTTAAGCTCCTAAGGGTGAAATCAAACCAAATCAAATCTGATTCAGTAtatttagtactttttaaaactccTCCCCGCCCGGACCCAGACCTGCGTTAGCAGGAGTTAGTCCAGAAATGGTACCAAAGAAACATTTCATGCATAGAGTTTGGTTTGGTTACCTGGGTGGGGGAAACAATAGCAGGTGAAACTACTGTGGGAGAATTGGTGCTTCTGTGCCCATTGGCTTCTGGAAGAAGAGGCAGGGGGTCGTGTTTCACGGAAACCACCACCACCGCATCCACAGGCTCCGAGGGGCGAATACAAAGTCTTTTGGGGGAAGAGGGGCCGCAGATATCCCCAGACCCGAACACCGACTCGTACAGAGCGCGCTTGGGCGCAGCCTCAGATTTCACGTCGGGCCCGACCTGGCTGTCTTTGGGGAGGATATAGGTGTTCCCCAGCGAGGGCGGctgggggcggtggtggtgggagggatgggtgggggggtggtgggagtggTGGCGAGCCGCCCCGTTTAGAGCCTCCGCGTAGCAGCCCTGCGGGGCGGGCGAGCCCAGTTTGGTGCCGATGCCCGCGATGCTGTTGAGCGTGGCGATGGAGACGGCGCCGATGCAGTGGTTGGTGTAGGTCTTGGAGAGCTTGGCCGCCTTCGAGAGCATCTGCATCCTGGTGCCCAGCAAGTTCTTGCCGATGGCTTTGTTCTCGTACCAGGTCACATCGCCCTCGCTGCAGTGGTCCCGGGGCCGCTGGAAGAACGCCTTGCAGAGGGGGTTGCGCTTCGACAGGTACTTGACGAAGCTGGCGTAGGGGCAGAACTCGGTGCCCGTCTCGTACATGCGGGGCAAGTTCTCCTCGTCGCTGCTCTCGGCACGCTTCTTGCTCCACGACGACGAGCGCGACTTATGGTAAGGCCCGAGGGACTTAAAGTAGACGAACTTGCGGCCGTCCTCATCCATAGCCAGCCCAAAGGAGTCCTCCTCCAGCTCGCGCTGGTTCTCGCGGCCGCGCGTGCAGAAGTACATGCAAGTCTCGAACCAGACCTTGTTGAGCAGCCCGAAGGGCGTGTTGGTGCTGAAGACGCTGGAGGTGTAGAGCTTGCGCAGGTCGGCACGCGTGATGGCTTGCTTCTGCACCACGGGCCCGGCGCCCTGCTCCTCGAGCTTGCGGATGACCGCAGCCAGCGTCAGGTTGGCGCTGCGCAGCTCGGGGTCCTTGGTGAGGTCGAGCGTGCGGCAGTACGGGGGCTCGTTGAGGTAGCGGTTGAGGGAGCTGCGGATGCTGATGAGCGACGACTTGCTGTAGAGCTGGCCGCTCTTGGAGCGGGCCTCGGCGTAGAAGGAGCGCAGCACGCGGCACAGCGCCCCCTTGTCCATGGTCTCGAAGTCCGGGCTCTGCGCCTTCTCGCTCAGGTACTCCCGGAAGATGCGCACGGCGTAGCGGGTGGCCAGCCGGGTGTTCTCGCTCAGCCGGGCCCGCTCGGGGCGCTGCAGCACGTCGGGGTCCAGCTCGGCGCTGTCCCCGGGCGGCCCGCCGCGGGCCCGGGGCGCCAGCAGTCGCGGCGGCGCCTCGGGCTCCAGCGCGGCGCTCTGGTCCATATTGATCATATGGACCGGCTCGGGCTCTAACTCCTCCCCGGCCGAGTCCTCGGGCTCCAGGGGCTCGTCCCAGTCCAGCcccatctcttcctcctcctcttcctcctcctcgtcctcctccagccccccacctccgtcctcctcctcctcgtcccccGTTATCTGCACCTCTTGGAtctcgtcgtcctcctcctcttcctcctcctcttcgcCCGCGCTGCAGTAGTGCGGGCGGCCGTGGCGGCGGCCGCGGCCCCCAGCACCGCGCTCGCCCTCGCCCCGCTCCCCATTGttctcggcggcggcggcggcggcgctggcGCTGCCGCCCGCGCTGGTGTTACAGTCCCCGCTGCCAGGCATTCTCGCCATATTGCCGTCTCTCTGCCAGTCCTCGGGCAGGGCGCATGCGCTATATTGGACCGCAGCGCTGAGAGCTTTTGTGTTTAATGACCTTCAGCTACCGGGAGGCAAAGCCGGGCTCTTAAAGGAGCCGCGCTCCAATTGTCAGTTCGGAGCGCTACTCCGGAGGGGCAGCGGCGCgcaggggatggaggggaggcgggggtaAGTTAGGCAGGGAGAGGGTAAGGACGGAGGCTGACTggaccctcttcctcccccacccctctccccactcctaaGAAAACtttaacggggggggggggtgaagaaaggggagggagagctgTCGGTGGGGGTGAAACACTCCCAACTTACCCTCTGGCGGAGTGGCGCGCGGGCCCGggcgggagagagggagggccGGCGGGAGGGCGGGGCGGTCTCGCTTCTCTAAGTAATGCCCGAGGAGCAGTGCCCCTTCCACTGCCCCCTCATTGCCCCCCGGAGCCGGGGGTTCGGGGAGGCGGCAGAGCCGGGCTGGCCGCGGGTGCTGCTCGGAGAAGCCGGGTCTGGGGCCGCCCGGAGCGGAGCAGGCAGGTTAATGAGCAGGGTGGAGGAGGCACGGCGAGGCCCCGCACCCTCTCTGCGCCCGCGGCCAGGGCGCAGCGGGCGAGGCTTGGGAGCGGGATGGGGCTGGCGGCGGCGGCTCCCCCACCTACTTGCTGGCGGCGAGGCGCGGGGGCCTGGGGCCAGCCGCACGGCTCCCAGCTCCCTTTCCGACTCTTGCAAAGGAGCGAAACACGCCCCACGTCAGCCTCATCCCTTTCGACTTTTCCAACGGCCTCTTTTAAGCTGTCATTAAAGACCCGGGGCGCTCCCCGTAGGTCTAGGGCAAGTCTGCGCCGGTCCCGCCAGCCTGGGGaaggagcaagaaagaaagactgggaggggcgggtgggaggGGAGACTCGGGGAGAGGCGCTCCGGACCCCAGGGACCCCTCCCCGCACGCTTAGGCCGCCGCCCTCCGGGCCTCGGAGCACACTGACACAACTCCCTCTGGCGAGGCGCTCCACCTGGTTGGAGCTAGAGCAATGCCGATCCCTAAGGCCCGTCGGCGGGCGGGCGGAAAAAGTGAACTTGGGTCtcggccgcccccgccgccgccacaATTCCGGCAATTTGGATCCCGAGCGCGCTCTTGTTCCAAGTTTGCCAACCGCCATTCTTTCGCCCTCGGGGCTGCGCTGCCTCCGGCGCACGGGGGCGGATACCTCCGAAACTGGAAAGGCGGCCAAAGAGCTCGCCGGGTCCCGCTTTCCCATAGGAGACACTGTCCCACTTCCAGCCGAACGCCCGCCCCCGGCGCGCCCAGACTCCGGGCGCGTCCTAGCGTccccgcctccctctctcccggCCCAGGGGCAGCGCCCCCAG contains these protein-coding regions:
- the KCTD1 gene encoding BTB/POZ domain-containing protein KCTD1 isoform X2, with protein sequence MARMPGSGDCNTSAGGSASAAAAAAENNGERGEGERGAGGRGRRHGRPHYCSAGEEEEEEEEDDEIQEVQITGDEEEEDGGGGLEEDEEEEEEEEEMGLDWDEPLEPEDSAGEELEPEPVHMINMDQSAALEPEAPPRLLAPRARGGPPGDSAELDPDVLQRPERARLSENTRLATRYAVRIFREYLSEKAQSPDFETMDKGALCRVLRSFYAEARSKSGQLYSKSSLISIRSSLNRYLNEPPYCRTLDLTKDPELRSANLTLAAVIRKLEEQGAGPVVQKQAITRADLRKLYTSSVFSTNTPFGLLNKVWFETCMYFCTRGRENQRELEEDSFGLAMDEDGRKFVYFKSLGPYHKSRSSSWSKKRAESSDEENLPRMYETGTEFCPYASFVKYLSKRNPLCKAFFQRPRDHCSEGDVTWYENKAIGKNLLGTRMQMLSKAAKLSKTYTNHCIGAVSIATLNSIAGIGTKLGSPAPQGCYAEALNGAARHHSHHPPTHPSHHHRPQPPSLGNTYILPKDSQVGPDVKSEAAPKRALYESVFGSGDICGPSSPKRLCIRPSEPVDAVVVVSVKHDPLPLLPEANGHRSTNSPTVVSPAIVSPTQDSRPNMSRPLITRSPASPLNNQGIPTPAQLTKSNAPVHIDVGGHMYTSSLATLTKYPESRTTLCYMKRQNIFSFSPCCWRWKDGSRTEKLVAFQGPASA
- the KCTD1 gene encoding BTB/POZ domain-containing protein KCTD1 isoform X1, coding for MARMPGSGDCNTSAGGSASAAAAAAENNGERGEGERGAGGRGRRHGRPHYCSAGEEEEEEEEDDEIQEVQITGDEEEEDGGGGLEEDEEEEEEEEEMGLDWDEPLEPEDSAGEELEPEPVHMINMDQSAALEPEAPPRLLAPRARGGPPGDSAELDPDVLQRPERARLSENTRLATRYAVRIFREYLSEKAQSPDFETMDKGALCRVLRSFYAEARSKSGQLYSKSSLISIRSSLNRYLNEPPYCRTLDLTKDPELRSANLTLAAVIRKLEEQGAGPVVQKQAITRADLRKLYTSSVFSTNTPFGLLNKVWFETCMYFCTRGRENQRELEEDSFGLAMDEDGRKFVYFKSLGPYHKSRSSSWSKKRAESSDEENLPRMYETGTEFCPYASFVKYLSKRNPLCKAFFQRPRDHCSEGDVTWYENKAIGKNLLGTRMQMLSKAAKLSKTYTNHCIGAVSIATLNSIAGIGTKLGSPAPQGCYAEALNGAARHHSHHPPTHPSHHHRPQPPSLGNTYILPKDSQVGPDVKSEAAPKRALYESVFGSGDICGPSSPKRLCIRPSEPVDAVVVVSVKHDPLPLLPEANGHRSTNSPTVVSPAIVSPTQDSRPNMSRPLITRSPASPLNNQGIPTPAQLTKSNAPVHIDVGGHMYTSSLATLTKYPESRIGRLFDGTEPIVLDSLKQHYFIDRDGQMFRYILNFLRTSKLLIPDDFKDYTLLYEEAKYFQLQPMLLEMERWKQDRETGRFSRPCECLVVRVAPDLGERITLSGDKSLIEEVFPEIGDVMCNSVNAGWNHDSTHVIRFPLNGYCHLNSVQVLERLQQRGFEIVASCGGGVDSSQFSEYVLRRELRRTPRGPSVIRIKQEPLD